A window from Mus caroli chromosome 2, CAROLI_EIJ_v1.1, whole genome shotgun sequence encodes these proteins:
- the Bpifb4 gene encoding BPI fold-containing family B member 4: MWTAWFVAALSVAAVCGIRQDTTTVLRVTKDVLGNAISGTIQKSDAFRSALREVPVGVGGVPYNDFHVREPPPKYTNGRQLGGNYKYGHIEANDNRAQLGGKYRYGEILDSDGSLRDLRHEDYRPQDSAYHRGSGRYRSAADSSSVGRLYRRELRPGEIPAGVATGALGPGGLLGTGGMLASEGILAGQGGLLGGGGLLGDGGLLGGGGVLGVLGEGGILSTVQGITGLRIVELTLPRVSVRLLPGVGVYLSLYTRVAINGRSLIGFLDIAVEVNITAKVRLTMDRTGYPRLVIERCDTLLGGIKVKLLRGLLPNLVDNLVNRVLANVLPDLLCPIVDVVLGLVNDQLGLVDSLVPLGILGSVQYTFSSLPLVTGEFLELDLNTLVGEAGGDLIDYPLGRPAILPRPQMPELPPMGDNTNSQLAISANFLSSVLTMLQKQGAMDIDITDGMFEDLPPLTTSTLGALIPKVFQQYPESRPLTIRIQVPNPPTVTLQKDKALVKVFATSEVVVSQPNDVETTICLIDVDTDLLASFSVEGDKLMIDTKLDKTSLNLRTSNVGNFDVFILEMLVEKIFDLAFMPAMNAILGSGVPLPKILNIDFSNADIDVLEDLLVLST, encoded by the exons ATGTGGACTGCATGGTTTGTGGCTGCTCTGTCTGTGGCAGCTGTGTGTGGCATCCGCCAAGACACAACCACAGTCCTCAGAGTTACAAAAGATGTGCTGGGCAACG CCATCTCAGGCACAATTCAGAAGAGTGACGCCTTCCGCTCCGCCCTGAGGGAGGTGCCCGTGG GTGTCGGTGGTGTCCCGTACAACGACTTCCATGTCCGAGAGCCTCCCCCCAAATACACCAATGGCAGACAGCTTGGTGGCAATTACAAATATGGTCACATTGAGGCGAACGACAACAGAGCTCAGCTGGGGGGCAAGTACCGCTATGGGGAGATCCTGGACTCCGATGGGAGCCTCAGGGACCTACGGCATGAAGACTACCGTCCTCAAGACAGTGCCTACCACCGCGGCTCTGGGCGGTACAGATCCGCCGCAGACTCATCCTCGGTGGGCAGGCTCTACCGGCGCGaactgaggcctggagagatCCCAGCTGGTGTGGCCACTGGGGCCCTGGGCCCCGGAGGCCTGCTGGGCACAGGGGGCATGCTGGCAAGTGAAGGCATTCTGGCAGGCCAAGGGGGCTTGCTTGGAGGAGGTGGTCTTCTTGGAGATGGAGGACTTCTCGGAGGAGGAGGTGTGCTCGGTGTGCTGGGTGAAGGAGGCATCCTAAGCACCGTACAAGGCATCACTGG GTTGCGCATCGTGGAACTTACCCTTCCCCGGGTGTCTGTGAGACTCCTGCCCGGTGTGGGTGTCTACCTGAGCTTGTACACCCGTGTGGCCATCAACGGAAGGAG CCTCATCGGCTTCCTGGATATTGCGGTGGAGGTAAACATCACGGCCAAAGTTCGGCTGACCATGGACCGCACAGGCTACCCACGGTTGGTCATTGAGCGCTGTGACACCCTCCTGGGAGGTATCAAGGTCAAGCTGCTTCGGGG GCTTCTCCCCAACCTAGTGGACAACTTAGTGAACAGAGTGCTGGCCAACGTACTCCCTGACCTG CTCTGCCCCATTGTGGATGTGGTGTTGGGTCTTGTCAATGACCAGCTGGGTCTCGTGGACT CTTTGGTGCCTCTGGGAATACTTGGGAGTGTGCAGTACACTTTCTCCAGCCTTCCACTGGTGACTGGGGAATTCCTTGAGTTGGACCTTAAT ACTCTAGttggggaggcaggaggtgaCCTCATTGACTACCCCCTGGGGCGGCCAGCTATATTGCCCAGGCCACAGATGCCAGAACTACCCCCCATGGGCGACAACACCAACTCCCAGCTGGCCATCTCGGCCAATTTCCTGAGCTCGGTGCTGACCATGCTGCAGAAGCAAGGAGCAATGGACATTGACATCACTGATGGCATG TTTGAAGATCTCCCTCCACTTACCACTTCCACACTGGGGGCCTTGATTCCCAAG GTGTTCCAGCAATACCCGGAATCCCGCCCACTCACCATCAGGATCCAGGTGCCCAACCCCCCAACTGTGACACTGCAGAAAGACAAGGCGCTGGTGAAGGTGTTCGCCACCTCTGAAGTTGTGGTCTCCCAGCCCAACGATGTAGAGACCACTATCTGCCTCATCGATGTG gaCACAGACCTCTTGGCTTCATTTTCTGTGGAAGGAGATAAGCTCATGATCGACACCAAGCTGGACAA GACCAGCCTCAACCTCAGAACCTCAAATGTGGGCAACTTTGAT GTGTTCATCTTGGAAATGTTGGTGGAGAAGATCTTTGACCTAGCGTTTATGCCTGCAATGAATG CTATACTGGGTTCTGGAGTCCCCCTGCCCAAAATCCTCAACATTGACTTCAGCAATGCTGACATTGACGTGTTGGAG GACCTTCTGGTGCTGAGCACATGA